A single genomic interval of Desulfobacterales bacterium harbors:
- a CDS encoding response regulator, which translates to MNETQHILIVDDSLAMRGALVRTLRDGRFHFEQAENGIKGLEKVKSSHFDLIITDVDMPGMDGFTFCKTLREEALINATPVVILSSHDKESDIEHGFQVGASAYLSKTDAKEYLPGLVDRLLKKSSMIRQRLVLIVDDSPVIRDILSEGLIKEGFQVATAPNGKIALEALLDIKPDLIISDLNMPEMDGLSFCQTVHLRSDWSTIPFIAMSSESDRSKMRQFLQSGASTYIIKPFNLDQLIITIEKLLSDHFLLLLKERERFEGEQRLMIASIASLVEALEARDPYTRGHSEAVSDMVTSIGKKLNVPAKEIEAITIAARLHDLGKIGVRDEVLLKPGRLTDEEFDLIKQHPVIGAKILEPIPSLKKMIPIVLSHHERYDGKGYPDGLKKDQIPFWARMTAVADTYHALTSDRPYRKGMPQEKALQIIVEARETQLCPKCVDIFIEWLFEL; encoded by the coding sequence ATGAATGAGACGCAACACATTTTAATTGTGGATGATAGTCTCGCCATGCGCGGCGCGTTGGTCAGAACGCTTCGAGACGGACGATTTCATTTTGAGCAGGCCGAAAATGGTATTAAAGGGCTTGAGAAAGTTAAAAGCTCCCATTTCGATCTCATTATCACGGATGTGGACATGCCGGGGATGGACGGGTTCACCTTCTGCAAAACGCTGAGAGAAGAAGCGCTTATCAACGCCACGCCCGTCGTTATTCTCAGCTCCCACGACAAGGAATCCGATATCGAACACGGCTTTCAAGTCGGTGCTTCGGCGTATTTATCAAAAACGGACGCCAAAGAATATTTGCCCGGTCTGGTAGACCGGTTGCTTAAAAAATCGTCGATGATTCGTCAGCGGTTGGTGTTGATCGTTGACGACTCTCCGGTCATACGAGACATCCTGAGCGAGGGGTTGATTAAAGAAGGTTTCCAAGTCGCCACTGCGCCCAACGGCAAAATAGCCTTGGAGGCACTCTTGGATATTAAACCTGATTTAATCATCAGCGATCTGAATATGCCCGAAATGGACGGGCTTTCATTTTGTCAGACCGTTCATCTACGATCGGATTGGTCGACAATCCCGTTTATCGCCATGAGTTCTGAAAGCGATCGGAGCAAAATGCGCCAATTCCTTCAAAGCGGGGCATCCACCTATATTATCAAGCCGTTTAACCTCGACCAGCTCATCATTACCATCGAAAAGCTGCTTTCAGATCATTTCTTGCTCTTATTAAAGGAGCGAGAGCGTTTTGAAGGTGAACAGCGATTGATGATCGCCAGTATCGCAAGCCTGGTTGAGGCGCTCGAAGCACGGGACCCTTATACGCGCGGCCACTCCGAAGCCGTCTCGGACATGGTAACCAGTATCGGTAAAAAATTAAACGTCCCGGCAAAGGAAATCGAAGCCATCACCATTGCCGCCAGGCTTCACGATTTGGGGAAAATCGGCGTCCGCGATGAGGTGTTGCTCAAACCGGGACGCCTGACGGATGAAGAATTTGATCTTATAAAGCAACACCCCGTCATCGGCGCCAAAATACTTGAACCGATTCCCAGTCTCAAAAAAATGATTCCGATCGTGCTCAGTCACCATGAGCGCTATGACGGGAAAGGCTATCCCGATGGGTTAAAAAAAGACCAAATACCTTTCTGGGCAAGAATGACGGCCGTGGCGGATACTTATCATGCCCTGACCAGCGATCGGCCATACCGAAAGGGAATGCCTCAGGAAAAAGCGCTTCAAATAATTGTTGAGGCAAGAGAAACGCAGCTATGCCCGAAATGCGTAGATATTTTTATTGAATGGTTATTTGAATTATAA
- the ahcY gene encoding adenosylhomocysteinase: MGLKDFGRKEITIAENEMPGLMAVREKYANTQPLAGARISGSLHMTIQTAVLIETLNLLGADIRWASCNIFSTQDHAAAAIAANGTPVFAWKGETLEEYWECTFQALSFPEGKGPNLIVDDGGDATLLIHRGYQAEETPEILDEPTTNKELVIINALLKRQLSRDNHFWHNRVPEIKGVSEETTTGVNRLYQMMAANTLLFPAINVNDSVTKSKFDNLYGCRESLADGIKRATDVMVAGKVVCICGYGDVGKGCAQSMRGFGARVLVTEIDPICALQAAMEGYEVTTLEDALPRAIIFVTASGNCDVIRIAHMEKMRDQSIVCNIGHFDNEIDMRGLEAYPGIRKENIKPQVDRYTFPDGRSIYLLAEGRLVNLGCATGHPSFVMSNSFTNQVLAQMDLWQVPMPVGVTTLSKKLDEEVARLHLSKLGVKLTKLSKTQADYIGVPVNGPFKSERYRY; this comes from the coding sequence ATGGGATTAAAGGATTTTGGCAGAAAGGAAATCACCATCGCGGAAAACGAGATGCCGGGTTTGATGGCGGTGCGTGAAAAATACGCGAACACGCAACCGCTTGCCGGTGCGAGAATCTCCGGCTCCTTGCATATGACGATTCAAACAGCCGTGCTGATTGAAACACTCAACCTTTTAGGCGCTGATATTCGTTGGGCATCGTGCAATATATTCTCCACACAGGATCACGCAGCGGCGGCCATTGCCGCTAACGGAACACCTGTTTTTGCATGGAAGGGCGAAACGCTTGAAGAATACTGGGAATGCACCTTTCAAGCCTTATCGTTTCCGGAAGGCAAAGGGCCGAATCTGATTGTGGATGACGGCGGCGATGCCACACTGTTGATTCATCGCGGTTATCAAGCAGAAGAAACCCCCGAAATTCTGGACGAACCGACGACCAACAAGGAGTTGGTCATCATCAACGCACTGCTGAAGCGGCAGCTGTCACGCGATAACCATTTCTGGCACAACCGAGTCCCCGAAATCAAAGGGGTTTCCGAGGAAACGACCACAGGCGTCAATCGTCTTTATCAGATGATGGCCGCCAATACGCTCCTCTTTCCCGCCATTAACGTCAACGACTCGGTGACAAAATCCAAATTCGACAACCTTTACGGGTGTCGGGAATCCTTGGCGGACGGAATCAAACGGGCAACCGATGTGATGGTTGCGGGCAAAGTTGTTTGCATTTGCGGTTATGGCGATGTGGGCAAAGGCTGTGCGCAATCCATGCGCGGGTTTGGCGCCAGGGTTCTGGTAACGGAAATCGACCCCATCTGCGCGCTTCAGGCTGCCATGGAAGGCTATGAGGTGACCACCCTGGAGGATGCATTGCCGAGAGCAATCATTTTCGTGACGGCAAGCGGAAACTGCGATGTTATTCGCATCGCGCACATGGAAAAGATGAGAGATCAATCCATTGTCTGCAATATCGGGCACTTTGATAATGAAATCGACATGCGGGGGCTTGAGGCCTATCCCGGCATTCGGAAAGAAAACATCAAACCTCAAGTCGATCGGTATACCTTTCCGGATGGCCGCTCGATTTACTTATTGGCCGAAGGCCGCCTGGTAAACCTCGGCTGCGCCACCGGTCACCCGTCCTTTGTCATGTCCAATTCATTTACCAACCAGGTGCTTGCACAGATGGACCTTTGGCAAGTTCCGATGCCGGTGGGCGTAACCACCCTATCCAAGAAACTCGATGAAGAGGTGGCGCGGTTGCATCTGAGCAAACTGGGGGTAAAGTTGACAAAACTATCAAAAACGCAAGCCGACTATATCGGCGTTCCGGTGAACGGCCCCTTTAAATCAGAACGATACCGATATTAG
- a CDS encoding M48 family metallopeptidase gives MNHIAVIILVAFFFVFFLNLLADILNLSRLSQDLPTALKDIYDPEKYRNAQSYLKANTRFEWIYAAVQLLITLCFWFGKGFPLLDTWLQQLTQHRMIQGLLFIGLLIFAKGLLDLPFSIYSTFVIEEKFGFNQTTLKTFFLDRLKGVFLTIVLGAPLLAGILAFFEYAGANAWLYCWAAVVMFMLVIQFIAPAWIMPLFNQFTPIESGELKSAILAYAQRIGFALENVFVMDGSKRSSKSNAFFTGFGKHRRIVLFDTLIRQATTTELVAVLAHEMGHYKKHHIFISLAIGIAHTGLIFLLLSFFLSYQGLFDAFYMDAPSVHGGLIFFAMLYTPIELVLGILMQMLSRRNEYAADRFAAETTNDAEALASALKKLSALNLSNLTPHPFYVWLHDSHPPLLERMRALASYRHLPA, from the coding sequence GTGAATCATATCGCCGTTATCATTCTGGTTGCGTTTTTTTTCGTTTTTTTTCTGAATCTTCTTGCCGACATTTTGAACTTAAGCCGACTATCTCAAGACCTGCCCACCGCTCTCAAGGACATCTATGATCCTGAAAAATACAGAAACGCTCAGTCGTATCTAAAAGCCAACACGCGCTTTGAATGGATTTACGCCGCAGTTCAACTCCTGATAACCCTATGCTTTTGGTTCGGAAAGGGTTTTCCGTTGTTAGACACCTGGTTGCAACAGCTAACCCAACACCGAATGATTCAAGGACTCTTATTCATCGGATTGCTGATCTTTGCCAAGGGACTCCTTGATCTGCCTTTCAGTATCTACAGCACGTTTGTTATTGAAGAAAAGTTCGGCTTTAATCAAACAACGCTTAAAACCTTTTTCCTTGATCGACTCAAAGGCGTCTTCTTGACCATCGTTTTGGGCGCCCCGCTGTTAGCCGGTATTTTGGCCTTCTTTGAATATGCGGGCGCCAATGCCTGGCTGTATTGCTGGGCCGCGGTGGTCATGTTCATGCTGGTCATCCAGTTCATCGCCCCGGCCTGGATCATGCCCCTCTTTAATCAATTTACACCCATTGAATCCGGTGAGCTCAAGTCGGCCATTCTTGCCTATGCGCAGCGAATCGGTTTTGCCCTTGAAAATGTCTTTGTGATGGACGGCTCCAAGCGCAGCAGTAAATCCAACGCCTTTTTCACCGGTTTCGGCAAACATAGAAGAATCGTGTTGTTCGACACTCTCATCCGGCAAGCCACCACCACAGAATTGGTGGCTGTTCTGGCGCATGAAATGGGACATTATAAAAAACACCACATCTTCATCTCACTTGCCATCGGTATCGCGCATACTGGACTGATATTCTTACTTTTATCGTTTTTTCTATCCTATCAGGGGTTGTTTGACGCCTTTTATATGGATGCGCCCTCCGTCCATGGGGGGCTCATCTTCTTTGCCATGCTTTATACACCGATTGAACTTGTTTTGGGAATTCTCATGCAAATGCTTTCCAGACGAAATGAATATGCAGCGGATCGATTTGCGGCTGAAACCACCAACGATGCAGAAGCGCTCGCCAGCGCCTTAAAAAAACTATCCGCTCTAAACCTGTCAAATCTTACGCCGCACCCGTTTTATGTCTGGTTACACGATTCTCATCCACCGCTTTTGGAGAGGATGCGCGCTTTGGCATCCTATCGGCATTTACCCGCTTAA
- a CDS encoding tetratricopeptide repeat protein: MKDKTLQTQIGVKKETTLLFVFIALGIGFIGGVVFSAFKLDSTTNLMGVIPADPHDHAADSHIAALEETVAKEPNNAAAWIELGNLFFDAQQVEKAIHAYETAVKIQPENADVWTDLGVMYRRKGDAKQALAAFNKAQALDPRHEISLFNAGVVLMHDLHQPQEAKAVWEKLIQVNPAAKTPSGQSVRELVEKIK, from the coding sequence ATGAAAGACAAAACACTTCAGACGCAAATCGGCGTTAAAAAAGAAACGACCCTACTGTTCGTTTTTATTGCGCTGGGAATCGGCTTTATCGGCGGCGTTGTATTCAGCGCTTTCAAGCTTGATTCCACTACCAATCTTATGGGTGTGATACCTGCCGACCCCCATGATCATGCAGCGGATTCTCATATTGCGGCCCTTGAAGAAACTGTGGCAAAGGAACCGAACAATGCGGCGGCGTGGATTGAACTCGGGAATCTGTTTTTTGACGCCCAGCAGGTCGAAAAGGCAATTCATGCGTATGAGACGGCCGTGAAAATTCAGCCGGAGAATGCAGACGTATGGACGGATCTCGGGGTGATGTACCGCAGAAAAGGAGACGCCAAGCAAGCGCTTGCCGCCTTTAATAAGGCACAGGCCTTGGACCCGCGGCATGAAATTTCTCTCTTTAATGCCGGTGTGGTGCTAATGCATGACCTGCATCAACCGCAAGAGGCCAAAGCCGTATGGGAAAAACTGATTCAGGTGAATCCGGCCGCCAAAACCCCCAGCGGCCAATCGGTCAGAGAATTGGTTGAAAAAATAAAGTGA
- a CDS encoding YgiQ family radical SAM protein, with protein MFLPTTQKEMQQLGWRQADVVLVTGDSYIDSPYVGVSVIGKLLMHAGYRVGIIAQPDINSDQDIKRLGEPLLFWGVTGGCIDSMVANYTPTGKKRKKDDYTPGRVNNRRPDRAVIAYTNLIRRYYKATVPIVLGGIEASLRRIAHYDYWSDQIRRSILFDAKADLLLYGMADHTILRLAETLKQGKDHRQLPGLCFISHERPDGYLELPDFQRVAIDKIAFIDMFTSFYQNNDPISAIGLTQRQDTRFLVQNPPAPHLTEKELDAIYEMDFEHDHHPYYQLFGAVAALDTIKFSITTHRGCYGECNFCAIGVHQGRTVISRSRASILAEAQRMVQHADFKGYIQDVGGPTANMYGYECKKKLRHGACTDKRCLFPTRCDQLLINHRPQMALLEDIRRIKGIKRAFVRSGIRYDLLLTDSSDGLDYLRQIIHHHTSGQLKVAPEHCVAHILNYMGKCDISKLISFKQLFDQLSGEMGKRQFLTYYLMAAHPGCTIGNMQRLNEFARHQLHITPEQIQIFTPTPSTYSSLMYWTEMNPFDREPVFVEKDKRKKEIQKKTVLAKRNTPHHVRKTKTSG; from the coding sequence ATGTTTTTACCGACAACACAAAAAGAGATGCAGCAACTTGGATGGCGGCAGGCGGATGTGGTGCTGGTGACCGGAGACAGCTATATCGATAGTCCGTACGTGGGGGTTTCGGTCATCGGCAAACTACTGATGCATGCCGGTTATCGCGTTGGCATCATCGCACAGCCGGACATTAATTCAGATCAAGATATCAAACGCTTGGGTGAGCCGTTGCTGTTTTGGGGCGTTACCGGCGGCTGCATCGATTCCATGGTTGCCAATTATACCCCCACCGGGAAAAAGCGAAAAAAGGACGACTACACGCCGGGCCGGGTCAACAACCGTCGGCCGGATCGGGCGGTCATTGCCTATACCAACCTCATTCGTCGATATTACAAGGCAACTGTCCCCATTGTGCTGGGCGGCATCGAGGCCAGCTTAAGACGGATTGCACACTATGATTATTGGTCCGATCAAATTCGAAGGTCAATTCTTTTTGACGCCAAGGCGGATCTTCTTCTTTACGGCATGGCCGACCATACCATACTGAGGTTGGCCGAAACGCTGAAACAAGGGAAAGACCACAGACAATTGCCGGGCCTCTGCTTCATTTCTCATGAGCGACCGGACGGTTATCTTGAATTGCCGGATTTTCAACGTGTTGCGATTGACAAGATCGCCTTTATCGACATGTTTACCTCCTTTTATCAAAATAATGACCCCATCAGCGCCATCGGGCTGACACAACGTCAGGACACGCGCTTTTTAGTTCAAAATCCACCGGCGCCGCACTTAACCGAAAAAGAACTTGACGCCATTTACGAAATGGACTTCGAGCATGACCACCATCCCTATTATCAACTGTTCGGCGCTGTTGCGGCATTGGACACGATCAAATTTTCAATTACCACGCATCGCGGATGCTATGGCGAGTGTAATTTCTGCGCCATCGGCGTTCATCAAGGTAGAACCGTTATCAGCCGAAGCCGGGCCTCTATTTTGGCGGAAGCGCAAAGAATGGTCCAGCACGCTGATTTTAAAGGCTATATTCAGGATGTCGGCGGCCCCACGGCCAATATGTACGGCTATGAATGCAAAAAAAAACTTCGCCACGGGGCATGCACGGACAAGCGTTGTCTCTTCCCGACCCGATGTGACCAATTGCTGATAAATCACCGGCCTCAGATGGCGCTTCTTGAAGATATCCGGCGAATAAAAGGCATCAAACGGGCGTTTGTTCGCTCCGGAATTCGCTATGACCTCCTTCTCACGGATTCATCCGACGGGCTTGATTATTTGAGACAAATAATTCACCACCATACGTCCGGACAACTTAAAGTGGCACCTGAACATTGTGTCGCACACATTTTAAACTATATGGGTAAATGCGATATATCGAAATTGATTTCCTTTAAACAGCTGTTTGACCAATTATCCGGAGAGATGGGAAAAAGGCAGTTTCTTACTTATTATTTGATGGCCGCTCACCCCGGATGCACAATAGGGAACATGCAACGGCTAAATGAATTTGCGCGCCATCAACTGCATATCACCCCCGAGCAAATTCAAATTTTCACCCCGACCCCGTCCACCTATTCGAGCCTCATGTATTGGACCGAAATGAACCCGTTTGACCGAGAGCCGGTTTTCGTAGAAAAGGACAAAAGAAAAAAGGAAATTCAGAAAAAAACCGTTCTGGCGAAACGAAACACACCGCATCATGTCCGAAAAACTAAAACATCCGGTTGA
- a CDS encoding metallophosphoesterase family protein: MIVIDLNQSAYRVGVISDTHGRLRPEAARTLQDVQLIIHAGDIDSPNVMSALREIAPVIAVRGNMDQGGFGLSLPETESIRIGTLSVLVLHDILRYYGTRHEQDFNLVITGHTHRPNITRSGPTTLLNPGSAGPKRSGLPISMAIIEFEEEQFIIRHVDLESLNCDNGIG; this comes from the coding sequence TTGATCGTTATTGATTTGAATCAATCGGCCTATCGTGTCGGTGTTATTTCGGACACCCATGGCAGGTTGCGCCCCGAAGCGGCTCGAACCTTACAGGACGTTCAGCTCATCATTCATGCCGGAGATATCGACTCTCCGAACGTCATGAGCGCACTCAGGGAAATCGCACCCGTCATCGCGGTTCGTGGAAACATGGATCAAGGTGGATTCGGGCTCAGCCTTCCCGAAACCGAAAGCATTCGAATAGGCACGCTCAGTGTGCTTGTATTGCACGATATACTGCGTTATTACGGCACCCGTCACGAACAAGATTTTAACCTGGTGATTACCGGCCATACCCACCGGCCCAATATTACCCGTAGCGGTCCGACGACCCTTCTCAATCCGGGAAGTGCCGGCCCGAAACGGTCCGGCTTGCCGATTTCCATGGCCATTATCGAGTTTGAGGAAGAACAATTCATCATACGGCATGTTGACCTGGAATCTTTGAACTGTGATAACGGCATCGGGTAA
- a CDS encoding multiheme c-type cytochrome, with protein MKHQTAAVLSFVLFLTCYTVAAAGAPPVSEATQECLDCHAVFHPGIVADWEKSRHAQTTPSEAMKVDGLSRKISSDKIPEEYTSHAVGCAECHGLNEKSHKDTFEHNGYQLHVVVTPLDCALCHTTEAMEYSENLMAHAHHILASNDTYEMLEKSMTGSPKVGGGSLEFSNPDERTKAETCYYCHGTKIEVTGLETRETDAGEQTFPVMTGWPNQGVGRINPDESKGACTPCHTRHRFSMEMARKPYTCKQCHTGPDVPAYKVYAASKHGNIFASHEKGWDFTTTPWTVGKDFTAPTCAACHISLLANTDGEPIAQRSHRMNDRLPWRLFGLIYAHPHPIDPDTFKIRNQEGLQLPTSLDGENVSEALIDKTIQNQRRDALQRICLSCHDASWVNGHWERLENAIEQTNRATQTATRIMKSIWNDSLAKGPENGGSPFDEFIETKWSDIWLFYANTIRFSAAMGGGGDYSVFANGYYQLSSAIKEMHDWHQNRTELRNLATMCRRWGLSGNRQPSSAWHDAVQ; from the coding sequence ATGAAACACCAGACGGCTGCTGTTTTGAGTTTTGTCCTTTTTTTAACCTGTTACACCGTCGCCGCAGCCGGTGCTCCCCCCGTGAGCGAGGCAACCCAGGAGTGTCTGGATTGTCACGCCGTATTCCATCCGGGCATCGTGGCGGATTGGGAAAAAAGCCGGCATGCGCAAACCACACCGTCGGAAGCAATGAAAGTGGACGGGCTTTCAAGGAAAATTTCTTCGGACAAGATTCCGGAAGAATATACATCCCATGCGGTAGGTTGCGCGGAATGCCATGGATTGAATGAAAAGAGCCATAAAGACACCTTTGAGCACAATGGGTATCAGCTTCACGTCGTGGTAACACCACTGGATTGTGCGCTCTGCCATACAACCGAAGCCATGGAATATTCGGAAAATCTCATGGCCCATGCCCATCACATTCTGGCGTCAAACGATACCTACGAGATGCTGGAAAAATCAATGACCGGTTCTCCTAAGGTCGGCGGCGGTTCGCTTGAATTTTCGAACCCCGATGAACGAACAAAGGCTGAAACCTGCTACTATTGCCACGGCACCAAAATCGAGGTGACCGGCCTTGAAACCAGAGAAACGGATGCCGGAGAACAGACGTTCCCGGTCATGACCGGCTGGCCCAATCAGGGAGTGGGCCGGATTAATCCCGATGAAAGCAAGGGGGCCTGCACACCTTGCCATACTCGCCATCGCTTTTCCATGGAGATGGCGCGAAAGCCTTACACCTGCAAGCAATGCCATACAGGGCCGGATGTGCCCGCTTACAAGGTGTATGCGGCCAGCAAACATGGCAATATTTTCGCATCCCATGAAAAAGGATGGGATTTTACGACCACGCCTTGGACTGTCGGCAAAGATTTCACGGCTCCGACTTGTGCGGCTTGTCATATTAGCTTGCTGGCCAATACGGATGGCGAACCCATCGCCCAACGCTCTCATCGTATGAACGATCGGCTGCCCTGGCGGTTATTCGGACTCATCTATGCGCACCCTCACCCGATTGATCCGGATACATTTAAAATTCGAAATCAAGAAGGCCTTCAATTGCCGACAAGCCTTGACGGAGAAAACGTTTCCGAAGCGCTCATCGATAAAACCATTCAGAATCAGCGAAGGGATGCCCTTCAACGCATTTGCCTTTCCTGCCATGATGCCTCCTGGGTCAATGGCCATTGGGAGCGGCTTGAAAACGCGATTGAGCAAACAAACCGCGCCACCCAAACCGCAACCCGAATCATGAAAAGCATCTGGAACGATTCTTTGGCCAAGGGGCCCGAAAACGGCGGCAGCCCCTTTGATGAGTTCATCGAAACGAAGTGGAGCGACATATGGTTGTTCTATGCCAACACCATTCGTTTTTCGGCGGCCATGGGCGGCGGCGGGGACTACAGCGTTTTTGCAAACGGATATTACCAGCTTTCCAGCGCCATAAAAGAAATGCATGATTGGCATCAGAACAGGACAGAATTACGCAATCTGGCAACCATGTGTCGCCGGTGGGGGCTATCCGGGAATCGTCAGCCTTCGTCCGCATGGCATGATGCCGTCCAATAA
- the rsmG gene encoding 16S rRNA (guanine(527)-N(7))-methyltransferase RsmG, whose protein sequence is MELGDAAWNCLIRDGGERLGVQVSDAQLALLAAHATELLRWNRKTNLTAITNPEEIAVKHVLDAFAALPVLPLHAALLDIGSGGGYPGLVLKIMRPELTVLLIDSIRKKVSFLSHVIRMLGVSNIAALYTRAETLANDSRDKPAFNVIVCRALCELSAFVSMSLPLLAPGGKLIAYKGRFSETQAELARLAPFFEHANPDMLLMDDQRLALSLETYQLPFIDSERTLAIFQRRD, encoded by the coding sequence ATGGAATTGGGGGATGCGGCCTGGAACTGCTTGATTCGGGATGGCGGCGAACGCCTGGGCGTTCAGGTTTCCGATGCGCAACTGGCGTTATTGGCAGCACACGCAACCGAACTTTTGCGATGGAACCGCAAAACCAATTTAACCGCCATTACGAATCCTGAAGAAATCGCCGTTAAACACGTACTTGATGCTTTTGCCGCCTTACCGGTTTTGCCGTTACATGCAGCCCTGCTGGACATCGGCTCCGGCGGCGGATATCCGGGCTTGGTATTGAAAATAATGCGGCCCGAACTTACCGTTTTATTGATTGACAGTATCAGAAAAAAGGTGAGCTTTCTTTCCCATGTCATTCGAATGCTGGGGGTGTCGAATATTGCCGCTCTTTACACGCGAGCCGAAACCCTGGCCAATGATTCCCGCGATAAGCCGGCCTTTAATGTGATCGTTTGTCGCGCCTTATGCGAGCTTTCCGCTTTTGTTTCGATGTCGCTGCCGCTTTTGGCGCCTGGCGGAAAGCTCATCGCCTATAAAGGTCGGTTTTCAGAGACCCAAGCGGAGCTGGCCCGACTCGCCCCATTCTTTGAACACGCCAATCCTGATATGCTGCTTATGGACGATCAGCGCCTTGCCCTTTCATTGGAAACCTATCAACTGCCATTCATTGACTCGGAAAGAACCCTCGCCATATTTCAACGACGGGACTAA